One Dioscorea cayenensis subsp. rotundata cultivar TDr96_F1 chromosome 19, TDr96_F1_v2_PseudoChromosome.rev07_lg8_w22 25.fasta, whole genome shotgun sequence genomic window, aaatttaaaatttatcaacTAGAACAAAAGCAACCAAGACTCAAAAAACAACCAATCTAATTcttcttaaaataataatacaactaAATCAAAGTTGGCTTACTATTCATTGTTGCAACTTGTAAGCATCTCCCAATCATCTTCTAGTTTCGACCGCCCCAGACAGCAAGCCTTTGGAAGAACTTGTTATGCACTTCTCCCTGTCATCTATCTTTCAAATTCACTACTACATggttcatgaaaaaaaaagacaagcaaaagttaTGAGCAAATAACAATGGTGGGTCCAAATGATAGAGGTTTggattgtttaactaaataattttatgtttgaattcTGTATATAACACTCATtaggaatattttattttaattttatgtttaagtAATCACACTATCATTTGCCTTTTGCGGTGATGGTGGCATTCcgtgtgttttatttttggtgaaTGCGACAAGTTTAGTGGGCTTGTGCAGCGGCCAGACTTCATCGTCTAGCACTCACGACTCTCCATGTTATGAACAAGCTTGACAGATCATTGGAGTTAGAGGACACTAATCAAGATAGAAAGACAGATCATTGGAGTTAAAAGGACACTAATCAAGATAGCAAGACAGATCATTGGAGTTAAAGTACACTAATCCAAGATAGCAAGACAGATAGCAAGACAAGAGACTAGTAGGATCTTCTTGCCAATCTTTGTTTGTCAAGGAAGCAAGAATTATGAAGTCAAAGGGCGGCACTAAGATAAAATACCTTGTTTCCAATGGTTGACATAATTCAAGAGTCAGCGCCAAACCAGTGGCACTAGCACAATGTCGCTGGTGAGGAGTGGTGCTCTAAGACGGTATTCATCGTGCGCGCACGAAGGCGAGCAGCAAGCAATGCTGGCCGAGACGGCGAAGCGTGTTTGCGAGACCATCCGGACAACGCCGCGCTGGGAGTCTCGCTTGCTTTCGCTCTTCCCCTCCGCCCAAATCTTCCACCCTGACTGCATCCGCCTCGTCCTCTCCTCCTCCAATCCTCTCCTCTCTCTCCGTTACTTCCTCTGGCtttcgtcgtcgtcgtcgtcgtcgtcctcACCGCTGGATCCCACCCCTCTCATTGATTCCCTTGCCCGCGCCAAGGCCTGGAAGCCAGCATTGCACGCAATCCGTTCGACAAAATGCCTCCCCGAGACACAAGTGCTCcactccctcctcctcctcctactCGACGACGCTGCCGGCATAGACCACGCATTCGACGTTCTCTCCCTTCTCGACGCGCAATCCCTCCCCCTTCCCACCTGGAACGCTGCCCTCTCTGGTTCCCTGCGAGCTGGGAAGACGGACCTCTTCTGGCTCTTCTACCAGTCCATGATGCAGTCCGGCGCATCGGGAGGTGATGCATCCACTGCCAGCCTCCTCATCCAGGCCTTGTGCAAAGAGAAGAAGCTGTTCGAAGCTTGCGGGCTTCTCCGAGAGGCTTGCAGGAATGGAATCATGCCTGATGTGGCCTCCATCACCCAATTGATCTCCGGCTTTTCCAGAGCTGGGAACTACGGCAAAGTCTCCGAGCTCCTCCACCTGATGATCGCCGGAGGCCGCCCGCCCGACATCGTCACTTACCAAACCATCATTCACGGCTTGTGCGCAAATGGCATGGGGGACGAGGCATTCCGCATCTTCAACGACCTTAAACTCAGAGGCTACGCACCAGACACCGTCACATACACCTCCATGATCGATGGGCTGTGCAAAATGAGGAGAATGGAGGAGGCCAAGACGCTGTGGTGCGAGATGGCAAGCAAGGGAATG contains:
- the LOC120249414 gene encoding pentatricopeptide repeat-containing protein At5g18950, coding for MSLVRSGALRRYSSCAHEGEQQAMLAETAKRVCETIRTTPRWESRLLSLFPSAQIFHPDCIRLVLSSSNPLLSLRYFLWLSSSSSSSSSPLDPTPLIDSLARAKAWKPALHAIRSTKCLPETQVLHSLLLLLLDDAAGIDHAFDVLSLLDAQSLPLPTWNAALSGSLRAGKTDLFWLFYQSMMQSGASGGDASTASLLIQALCKEKKLFEACGLLREACRNGIMPDVASITQLISGFSRAGNYGKVSELLHLMIAGGRPPDIVTYQTIIHGLCANGMGDEAFRIFNDLKLRGYAPDTVTYTSMIDGLCKMRRMEEAKTLWCEMASKGMKPNHYTYGALLNGYCKSGDFHHARKVYDEMLSHGYKESIITCNMMIAGLCLHGRMAEAVDMFEGMTKKRIVPDVITYNTLIQGFCKNGSSITHAKDLYKQLLAKGLQPSVSTYTPIIRALCEEGSMADAVTMMTDMVEIRGLEPLIRTYDYIIVGFCKLGEAREALSWLHRMMKGKLKPRNDTLILLVECLSSVGQVDDALSVSNLLLELGYSLGGSACHQLVSALCCKTDKHTTKEWLEEIKRQSQSQRERERERWKKKTIYQRSSGDVFAGIAKSF